In Deltaproteobacteria bacterium, the following proteins share a genomic window:
- a CDS encoding deoxyhypusine synthase: MAKPTKKQLLREAVKHIDIKKIDGKQIIDAYRGMSFSSRDTARAADIFNMNIRDRNASVWLTLAGSTSAGGCMQVYVDMVENNMVDVIVATGASIVDMDFFEALGFRHYAGTPFIDDGMLRSLYIDRIYDTFIDEDQLQVCDGTIAKIADSLEPRPYSSREFIREMGRWLTKNVKKKNSLVQAAYENDVPVFCPAFTDSSAGFGLVYHQWHNPDSHVSIDSAKDFLELTRIKIASKESGLFMVGGGVPKNFAQDTVVAAEILGKDVPVHKYAVQITVADVRDGACSSSTLKEASSWGKVSTVYEQMVYAEATTVVPLIVANAYQTGHWKKRKKRNFARIFQDGQ; the protein is encoded by the coding sequence ATGGCAAAACCGACAAAAAAACAACTGCTCAGGGAAGCCGTCAAGCACATCGATATTAAGAAGATCGACGGCAAGCAGATTATCGACGCCTACCGGGGGATGTCTTTCTCTTCAAGAGACACCGCAAGGGCGGCAGACATATTCAATATGAACATCAGGGACAGGAACGCATCCGTATGGCTGACACTGGCCGGGTCCACTTCCGCGGGCGGCTGTATGCAGGTCTACGTGGATATGGTAGAGAATAATATGGTTGACGTTATTGTGGCCACGGGAGCTTCTATTGTGGATATGGACTTTTTCGAGGCACTCGGATTCAGGCATTACGCAGGCACGCCGTTTATCGACGACGGAATGCTGAGGTCACTCTACATCGACCGCATATATGACACGTTCATCGATGAGGATCAGCTACAGGTCTGCGACGGAACTATCGCGAAAATCGCCGATTCTCTTGAACCCAGGCCGTATTCCTCCCGCGAATTCATCCGTGAGATGGGCAGGTGGCTCACCAAAAACGTGAAAAAGAAGAACTCCCTGGTCCAGGCCGCTTACGAAAACGACGTGCCTGTTTTCTGCCCCGCATTTACCGACTCATCGGCGGGCTTCGGCCTGGTTTACCATCAATGGCACAATCCCGACTCGCACGTTTCTATAGACAGCGCAAAGGATTTTCTGGAGCTGACCAGGATCAAAATCGCGTCCAAAGAAAGCGGCCTATTTATGGTCGGCGGGGGAGTGCCGAAGAACTTCGCCCAGGATACAGTGGTCGCGGCGGAGATTCTGGGGAAAGACGTGCCGGTCCATAAATACGCCGTGCAAATCACCGTGGCGGATGTCCGCGACGGCGCATGCAGCTCATCCACCCTGAAGGAAGCGTCCTCCTGGGGCAAGGTAAGCACCGTCTATGAACAGATGGTTTATGCCGAGGCCACTACGGTCGTGCCTTTAATCGTCGCTAACGCCTACCAGACCGGGCACTGGAAAAAGAGAAAGAAGAGAAATTTTGCCAGGATTTTCCAGGACGGCCAGTAG
- the rpe gene encoding ribulose-phosphate 3-epimerase: MVTVEPSILSADFTKLGDAVKQAEDAGVSWIQIDVMDGRFVPNINFGPGVVSAIRNISKLKLDVHLMIVEPEKYISTFAESGADRIIVHQEVCFHLHRVLESIRELGIESGVTLNPATPACTLEDVLELADFVQVMGVNPGFGGQKFIRSQLDKIRTLREMLDERGLDVPIGIDGGVDTGTAPEIVRAGATVLVAGSSVYNSGGTVKENVKALLASVQ; the protein is encoded by the coding sequence ATGGTAACAGTTGAACCTTCAATTTTATCCGCGGATTTTACAAAGCTGGGCGATGCCGTAAAGCAGGCTGAGGACGCTGGCGTATCCTGGATTCAAATAGACGTGATGGACGGGAGGTTTGTCCCGAACATCAATTTCGGGCCCGGCGTGGTGAGCGCTATAAGGAATATTTCTAAATTAAAACTGGATGTCCACCTTATGATCGTCGAGCCTGAAAAGTATATAAGTACATTCGCCGAGTCGGGAGCCGACCGTATAATCGTGCATCAGGAAGTATGCTTTCACCTGCACCGTGTTCTCGAGTCCATAAGAGAGCTTGGAATCGAATCGGGGGTTACTTTAAACCCGGCGACCCCTGCCTGCACCCTTGAGGATGTGCTGGAGCTTGCCGATTTTGTTCAGGTCATGGGCGTAAATCCGGGCTTCGGGGGGCAGAAGTTCATACGCAGCCAGCTGGATAAAATCCGCACCCTCCGTGAAATGCTCGACGAAAGAGGGCTCGATGTTCCGATCGGTATAGACGGGGGGGTGGATACCGGGACGGCGCCCGAGATTGTAAGGGCCGGGGCCACGGTACTCGTCGCGGGCTCGAGCGTTTATAACTCCGGAGGCACTGTAAAAGAGAACGTAAAAGCATTACTCGCCAGTGTACAGTGA
- the rpiA gene encoding ribose-5-phosphate isomerase RpiA: MKLQDRLKKEAGISAVDFVESGMVLGLGTGSTTKFALEEIGRRISDGRLKNIVGIPSSIETEKRAREYGIPVTTFDERQELDLTLDGADEVDPQLNLIKGGGGALLREKVLAQSSRRNIMIVDESKLSPRLGTHWPVPVEVIPFAWKPVASFLKSLGAEPQLRMEDKGAPYTTDQNNYIIDAHFGPISNLDDLTLKLGQKAGIVEYGIFIGTASEVIVATPHGIRYQKRNDS, from the coding sequence ATAAAGCTTCAGGACAGGCTTAAAAAGGAAGCGGGAATAAGCGCCGTGGATTTTGTCGAGAGCGGGATGGTGCTCGGGCTCGGAACCGGCAGCACTACAAAGTTCGCCCTTGAGGAAATCGGTCGGAGGATAAGCGACGGCCGGTTAAAAAATATAGTAGGGATACCGAGCTCGATTGAAACGGAGAAAAGGGCAAGGGAATACGGCATCCCGGTTACGACGTTCGATGAGCGTCAGGAGCTCGATCTCACCCTGGACGGCGCGGACGAGGTGGACCCCCAGCTCAACCTTATCAAGGGAGGCGGGGGGGCGCTGCTCAGGGAAAAGGTGCTTGCTCAGTCGAGCAGGCGGAATATCATGATCGTGGATGAGAGCAAGCTCTCGCCTAGGCTCGGAACACATTGGCCGGTTCCGGTAGAGGTGATTCCGTTCGCGTGGAAGCCGGTCGCCAGTTTCCTCAAATCGCTCGGGGCCGAGCCTCAGCTTCGTATGGAGGATAAAGGCGCCCCCTATACGACGGATCAGAATAACTATATAATCGACGCCCATTTCGGGCCGATCTCTAATCTGGACGACTTAACCCTCAAGCTGGGACAGAAAGCGGGAATAGTCGAATACGGAATATTTATAGGAACCGCAAGCGAGGTTATCGTGGCTACGCCTCACGGTATCCGTTATCAGAAACGAAATGACTCGTAG
- the gnd gene encoding decarboxylating 6-phosphogluconate dehydrogenase, translated as MKIGMIGLGKMGGNMTERLLRDGHEVVVWNITQGPIDEAAKKGAIPAASLADMVKKLPKPKVIWLMVPAGKPVDQNIRDLKKLLKKGDVIIDGGNSEWQDSMKRAKSLKPSGIHFVDCGVSGGVWGLKEGYCLMYGGDKKICEYAEPIFKTLAPKNGYLYCGSEGSGHYVKMVHNGIEYGMLQAYAEGFAVLESSQFDLDLRAISKVWQYGSVIRSWLLELAERVFKADPTLEDLDPYVWDSGEGRWTVEAAINQNVPAPIITASLIARLQSRDSDSFSMKTIAALRNQFGGHAVKKKD; from the coding sequence ATGAAAATAGGAATGATAGGATTGGGGAAGATGGGCGGCAACATGACGGAGCGTCTTCTTCGGGACGGCCATGAAGTAGTTGTATGGAACATAACTCAGGGGCCTATAGACGAGGCCGCAAAGAAGGGCGCGATTCCCGCAGCCTCTCTTGCCGACATGGTCAAGAAATTACCCAAGCCCAAAGTGATCTGGCTCATGGTTCCCGCCGGCAAGCCGGTCGACCAGAATATTCGCGACCTGAAAAAGCTCCTCAAGAAAGGCGACGTAATAATAGACGGCGGAAACTCGGAATGGCAGGACTCTATGAAGCGGGCCAAGTCGCTCAAGCCAAGCGGCATCCATTTTGTGGATTGCGGAGTCAGCGGAGGCGTGTGGGGCCTGAAAGAAGGGTATTGTCTCATGTACGGAGGGGATAAAAAGATATGTGAATACGCAGAGCCTATATTCAAGACGCTCGCTCCTAAAAACGGATACCTTTACTGCGGCTCCGAGGGTTCGGGGCATTATGTAAAGATGGTTCACAACGGAATTGAATACGGCATGCTTCAGGCATACGCCGAAGGTTTTGCGGTTCTTGAAAGCTCACAGTTCGATCTGGATCTGAGAGCCATAAGCAAGGTATGGCAGTACGGAAGCGTTATACGCTCCTGGCTGCTCGAGCTCGCGGAGCGGGTATTCAAGGCGGATCCCACTCTCGAAGACCTCGATCCCTATGTTTGGGACAGCGGCGAGGGTCGCTGGACCGTCGAGGCGGCGATCAACCAGAACGTGCCCGCGCCCATAATAACCGCCTCTCTGATAGCGAGATTGCAGTCGAGGGATTCGGACTCTTTCTCCATGAAGACGATAGCCGCGCTCCGCAATCAGTTCGGCGGGCACGCCGTTAAAAAGAAAGACTAG
- the zwf gene encoding glucose-6-phosphate dehydrogenase, whose amino-acid sequence MANENNCVIVIFGASGDLTKRKLMPALYALFRQGLLPDKFAVLGTSRSPYSDSAFRKKIVEDIIEYAGIKKSDQKDLEPFSKHLYYQAMDATDASHYDDLKERLAKIDKSVKTGGNYIYYLSTSPSLYTSIAKNLGKKGLQKEGKDSGWKRIIIEKPFGRDLASAKALNNDLQKIFDENQIYRIDHYLGKETVQDIFALRFANGIFEPLWNRNYINRVEITAAESIGVEERGGYYDHYGAMRDMIQNHLLQVLGTITIEPPAFFDATHVRNETVKIFQSLRPVEPGDVEKYAVRGQYTESKIKGRKVLGYRQEKDVAPDSMTETFVALKLYIDNWRWGDVPFYLRTGKCLPTRVSEVVIDFKRTPHHLFTKEELCEAAPNRLIIRIQPDEGVLLRFGMKKPGTGFDIKEVGMDFHYSSLADNYIPEAYERLILDCILGDATHYARADAVEACWKFVDPIIKEWENNRDIKMYGYPAGTWGPNEAGSLFNSPDEDWRYPCKNLATEGEFCEL is encoded by the coding sequence ATGGCAAACGAAAACAATTGTGTAATTGTTATTTTCGGAGCGTCCGGGGATTTGACTAAGAGAAAACTTATGCCGGCGCTTTACGCTCTGTTCCGGCAGGGCCTGCTCCCGGATAAATTCGCGGTGCTGGGCACGAGCAGGTCCCCTTATTCGGACAGCGCGTTTCGCAAGAAGATTGTAGAGGACATCATAGAGTACGCCGGCATTAAGAAGTCCGACCAAAAAGATCTCGAGCCCTTCTCAAAACATCTTTACTACCAGGCGATGGACGCTACGGATGCAAGCCATTATGACGACCTCAAGGAGAGGCTGGCGAAAATCGACAAGTCGGTAAAAACGGGGGGTAATTACATCTATTATCTCTCCACCTCCCCGAGCCTTTATACCTCGATTGCCAAAAACCTCGGGAAAAAAGGGCTGCAAAAGGAGGGAAAGGACTCCGGATGGAAGAGGATAATAATAGAAAAGCCGTTCGGCCGCGACCTCGCTTCGGCAAAGGCTCTGAATAACGACCTTCAAAAGATATTCGATGAGAATCAAATCTACAGGATAGACCATTATCTCGGCAAGGAGACTGTGCAGGACATATTCGCCCTCAGGTTCGCAAACGGCATATTCGAGCCTCTATGGAACAGGAATTATATAAACCGCGTCGAGATTACAGCCGCCGAATCGATCGGGGTCGAGGAGCGTGGAGGTTACTACGACCACTACGGAGCGATGAGGGACATGATACAGAATCACCTGCTCCAGGTTCTTGGAACGATTACCATAGAGCCCCCGGCGTTTTTCGACGCGACCCATGTCAGGAACGAAACCGTCAAAATCTTTCAGTCCCTTCGTCCCGTCGAGCCCGGGGATGTGGAAAAGTACGCTGTGAGGGGACAATACACCGAATCAAAAATCAAGGGCAGGAAGGTTCTGGGATACAGGCAGGAAAAGGATGTCGCCCCCGATTCCATGACCGAAACTTTCGTAGCTTTGAAATTATATATAGATAACTGGCGGTGGGGTGATGTGCCGTTTTACCTCCGTACGGGGAAATGTCTCCCTACTCGCGTGAGCGAAGTAGTCATCGACTTCAAGAGAACCCCCCACCATCTTTTCACCAAAGAGGAGCTGTGCGAGGCCGCTCCCAATCGGCTGATTATTAGAATTCAGCCCGATGAGGGAGTACTTCTCAGATTCGGAATGAAGAAACCGGGCACGGGGTTCGACATCAAGGAAGTCGGGATGGATTTTCATTACTCGAGTCTTGCCGATAACTACATTCCCGAAGCCTATGAGCGCCTGATACTCGACTGTATTCTCGGCGACGCGACGCACTATGCCCGCGCGGACGCTGTAGAGGCGTGCTGGAAATTTGTCGATCCGATAATAAAAGAGTGGGAAAACAACCGGGACATAAAAATGTACGGCTACCCCGCGGGCACGTGGGGTCCGAACGAAGCCGGGAGCCTGTTTAATTCTCCCGATGAGGACTGGAGATATCCTTGCAAAAACCTGGCTACGGAAGGGGAATTTTGCGAGCTGTAA
- the pgl gene encoding 6-phosphogluconolactonase, whose translation MKKEIYLFNDISELAGRLAADFKSALEKKAASGESLTVALSGGHTPKAFFEVLARPPYGNELPWDKVVFFWGDERCVPPDDSQSNFKMTNDALLSHIEIPGSNIHRVLGENPPEEEAERYEEEIEKYIPSNGNGFPSFDWIFLGMGEDGHTASLFPGAPALLEKDRVCVVATHPETGQKRISITFPVINNAERVSFLVAGAGKEPVLRDILERGSEPIPYPASMVHPDKGVLEWYVDRAAAPWLLG comes from the coding sequence ATGAAGAAGGAAATTTACCTGTTCAATGACATATCCGAATTAGCGGGGCGGCTGGCCGCGGATTTTAAAAGCGCTCTTGAGAAAAAAGCCGCCTCCGGCGAGTCACTAACCGTAGCACTGTCGGGCGGTCATACGCCCAAGGCCTTTTTTGAGGTTCTCGCCCGACCGCCGTACGGTAATGAACTACCATGGGACAAGGTCGTTTTCTTCTGGGGCGACGAGCGCTGCGTCCCTCCTGACGACAGTCAGAGTAACTTTAAAATGACGAACGACGCTCTCCTCTCTCATATAGAGATACCCGGGTCAAATATCCACCGGGTTTTGGGTGAAAATCCGCCGGAGGAAGAGGCAGAACGCTACGAAGAAGAGATAGAGAAATATATTCCGTCGAATGGAAACGGTTTTCCCAGCTTCGACTGGATATTTCTCGGAATGGGCGAAGACGGGCACACCGCTTCCTTATTCCCCGGTGCGCCTGCTCTCCTGGAAAAGGACAGAGTTTGTGTCGTGGCGACCCATCCCGAGACGGGACAAAAGAGGATAAGCATTACTTTCCCCGTCATAAACAACGCAGAAAGGGTGTCCTTTCTCGTAGCCGGCGCCGGGAAAGAGCCTGTACTCAGAGATATATTGGAGAGGGGTTCTGAGCCCATTCCATATCCAGCTTCAATGGTTCATCCCGATAAAGGGGTGCTCGAATGGTATGTTGACAGGGCGGCTGCTCCTTGGCTTCTGGGTTAA
- a CDS encoding agmatine deiminase family protein has protein sequence MNNQKNPPYRMPAEWEPHSAVWLAWPYDEDTFPDRIGKAESAFVEIISTVHRSEPVELLVLNQKMRRKCEGMLNSAGVDMTKVSFHITDYADVWLRDTGPVFVKDHTGKLIITKWEFNAWGNKFPELLIDGALPEKIGEWKSLPVEKPDAVFEGGAVDVNGEGMCLTTEQCLLNENRNPGKTKPDIERYLKEYLGVRKTIWLKEGLVNDHTDGHIDELARFCAPNKIVCGYEDDEDDENYGILQANYKTLSEAADMNGKPFEIVRLPMPHVRYDEGRKAPASYTNFYISNTVVLVPVFNDINDEEALRILGDCFPGRKVVGIDCGDIIYGGGAIHCVTQQQPK, from the coding sequence ATGAATAATCAGAAGAATCCGCCTTACAGGATGCCCGCCGAGTGGGAGCCTCACTCTGCTGTATGGCTTGCCTGGCCTTACGATGAAGATACCTTTCCGGACAGGATTGGAAAAGCCGAATCCGCGTTCGTGGAAATCATAAGCACCGTCCATAGGAGCGAGCCCGTTGAACTACTCGTGCTGAATCAGAAAATGAGGAGGAAATGCGAAGGAATGCTCAATAGTGCCGGCGTGGATATGACAAAGGTGAGCTTCCATATAACGGATTACGCCGATGTCTGGCTCAGGGATACGGGACCCGTTTTTGTTAAAGATCACACAGGCAAACTCATAATTACTAAATGGGAATTCAACGCCTGGGGAAATAAATTCCCCGAATTGCTCATAGACGGCGCTCTGCCGGAGAAAATCGGCGAATGGAAAAGCTTGCCCGTAGAAAAGCCCGACGCCGTGTTCGAGGGAGGCGCGGTTGACGTCAACGGCGAGGGGATGTGTCTGACCACGGAGCAGTGCCTGTTAAATGAAAACCGTAACCCCGGAAAAACAAAACCGGACATAGAAAGATATTTGAAGGAATACCTGGGAGTCCGGAAAACGATCTGGCTCAAGGAGGGGCTCGTTAACGACCACACGGACGGTCACATTGACGAGCTTGCCCGCTTTTGTGCGCCTAATAAAATCGTTTGCGGTTATGAAGACGATGAAGACGACGAAAATTACGGAATTCTTCAGGCCAACTATAAAACCCTGTCGGAGGCGGCTGATATGAACGGCAAGCCATTTGAAATCGTAAGGCTCCCGATGCCTCACGTGCGATACGACGAGGGGAGAAAGGCGCCCGCTTCCTATACGAATTTCTACATAAGCAACACCGTCGTCCTCGTGCCTGTTTTTAATGACATAAATGACGAGGAGGCATTAAGAATTCTCGGCGACTGCTTCCCCGGACGGAAGGTGGTGGGCATTGACTGCGGCGATATTATTTACGGTGGCGGGGCGATTCATTGCGTAACCCAGCAGCAGCCGAAATAA